Genomic DNA from Paenibacillus sp. MBLB1832:
TGCGGATATCTCTACAATCAACACTTGCACAATAGTAGTTACAGAACTAAAGCATTAAAATACATTAAGGAATTTGACAATACCCAAATGTATAACTACATTGGAGAATCACAAAAAGAGTGCCATATGATAGGAGGTTGTGAAGTCAGAGTCTACCTACAAGGTAGTGTTACTGGTGAAAAAGTTACTATTCTCATACTTAATGGCAGAGTCGCTCCCATAGCTAAAGCAATAAAGTAAATTCTGATTCAAGGTAAAGGAGCATATGTGTCATTTTTATAATCGTTTGGTATAGACCTAAAGGGAAACTAAAATTGAATAAACAAACACCACATGGCTGCCGCGTAATATGATTGGCAGCCTCATTACGTTAACGGGCAGATTACTTCAATAGAAACCATACAGGAATCACGAAATCTCCCTCGAATTAGTAACTAAATAAATAAAATTCCTTTTGACAGGAGGAAACGTTTTGAAAGTTCGAAGTGGTGTAAAGGGAATCGTAATTAAAAATAATAGTTTGTTAACCATCAAGAAACATGACGATAAATTCGAAGCTGACTATACACTACCAGGTGGCGGTCAAGAACATGGTGAAAATTTAGTTGAAGCCCTTCAGAGAGAATTTCTAGAGGAAGTAGGATGCCTTATAAAAGTAAAGCAATTTGTGTTTCTTAGGGAGTACATTGGTAAGAATCATCATGGGAACAATTTGATAGACCCAAAAACTCATGTGGTGGACCACGTTTTTATTTGTGAAATAGTGGATGAGCATAATATCGGAAATGGGATTGCCCCAGATGAGGACTACATTGGGATTGAGTGGATTCCAGTAACATGTCTTAATGAATTTAGGTTTTTCCCAAAAGGATTGATTAAAAACATAATTGAAATTGCAAATGATGAAATACCACATGGATTCTATACGGGAGATATAAATTAAACACTTTCTTCAGCTAACGAGAAAGTACGACAAGTTCTGC
This window encodes:
- a CDS encoding NUDIX domain-containing protein — translated: MKVRSGVKGIVIKNNSLLTIKKHDDKFEADYTLPGGGQEHGENLVEALQREFLEEVGCLIKVKQFVFLREYIGKNHHGNNLIDPKTHVVDHVFICEIVDEHNIGNGIAPDEDYIGIEWIPVTCLNEFRFFPKGLIKNIIEIANDEIPHGFYTGDIN